In Vicinamibacterales bacterium, the following are encoded in one genomic region:
- a CDS encoding aldo/keto reductase → MQIRRLGTSGLEVSALGFGCMGISFALGDALTREEGIAILRAAVDRGVTFFDTAEAYGPFVNEEVVGAALAPVRDRVVIATKFGFKLENGRQTGLDSRPDHIRAVTEASLTRLGTDRIDLLYQHRVDPDVPIEEVAGAVTRLIDEGKVRAFGLSEAGVRTIRRAHAVQPVAALQSEYSLWWREPEREILPVLEELGIGFVPFSPLGKGFLTGAIDDKTTFVSTDFRNAVPRFTEENRRANLGFVAWLKEFAARREATPAQIALAWLLAQKPWIVPIPGTTKRHRLDENLGAAAVELTAADLREIDEAAAAIDVHGARYPEHLQRLIDR, encoded by the coding sequence ATGCAGATACGTCGACTGGGGACGAGCGGCCTCGAGGTATCCGCGCTCGGATTCGGATGCATGGGCATCAGCTTCGCGCTCGGCGACGCGTTGACCCGCGAGGAAGGGATCGCGATTCTGCGCGCCGCCGTGGATCGCGGCGTCACGTTCTTCGACACGGCCGAAGCGTACGGTCCGTTCGTCAACGAGGAGGTCGTCGGCGCCGCGCTGGCGCCGGTCCGCGATCGCGTGGTGATCGCGACGAAGTTCGGCTTCAAGCTCGAGAACGGCAGACAGACGGGCCTCGACAGCCGGCCCGATCACATCAGAGCCGTCACCGAGGCGTCGCTGACGCGGCTCGGCACCGACCGCATCGATCTTCTTTATCAGCACCGCGTCGATCCGGACGTGCCGATCGAAGAGGTCGCCGGCGCGGTGACGCGGCTGATCGACGAGGGCAAGGTGCGCGCGTTCGGCCTCTCCGAGGCCGGCGTGCGGACCATCCGCCGCGCGCACGCGGTGCAGCCGGTCGCCGCGCTGCAGAGCGAGTATTCGTTGTGGTGGCGCGAGCCGGAACGCGAGATCCTGCCGGTCCTCGAGGAGCTCGGCATCGGGTTCGTCCCATTCAGTCCGCTCGGCAAGGGCTTCCTCACCGGCGCCATCGACGACAAGACCACGTTCGTCAGCACGGACTTCCGCAACGCGGTGCCGCGCTTCACGGAGGAGAACCGGCGCGCAAATCTCGGGTTCGTCGCGTGGCTCAAGGAATTTGCCGCGCGCCGGGAGGCGACGCCGGCACAGATCGCGCTCGCCTGGCTGCTCGCGCAGAAGCCCTGGATCGTCCCGATCCCGGGCACGACGAAGCGGCATCGCCTGGACGAGAATCTCGGCGCCGCCGCCGTGGAGCTGACCGCCGCCGATCTGCGCGAGATCGACGAGGCCGCAGCGGCGATCGACGTGCACGGCGCCCGCTACCCGGAACACCTGCAGCGGCTCATCGATCGTTGA
- a CDS encoding BACON domain-containing carbohydrate-binding protein — MKVRLLACGLMTAALAVFVACGTDSSPSEPTPTCTYTISPASATIPSNGGNGTINVTTAAGCAWTAAASAGWISITAPANGTGPGSVTYSVTSNAAAAARNGTVTIGGQTHAINQEGRAPTACTYELSPASADFTKDGGSGTVTVSAPGECSWTASSGAGWVTIDRGAQGTGSGTVSYTVSRQFEIPGRTATLTIAGRSFTVRQSGDLGSCKYSVAPVSFTPCMPGGTVTATIATEPTCPWTAAPAASWLGVPSGTSGTGSATISIAYSDNYDAPRSGMVEVRWPTPTAGQNIQVAQAGCRYGVSRAAIDIPAAGGSASFDVLQQSEPLTCGGATQDRCVWTARSEVSWITITSSMPRSGDNPVAFSVAPNDGPSARTGRIVVRDKVVTITQAGGPVR, encoded by the coding sequence ATGAAGGTAAGACTCTTGGCATGCGGCCTCATGACGGCGGCACTGGCCGTCTTCGTCGCGTGCGGCACGGATTCGTCCCCCTCCGAGCCCACGCCGACCTGCACGTACACCATCTCTCCGGCAAGCGCGACCATCCCCAGCAACGGCGGCAACGGCACGATCAACGTGACCACGGCTGCCGGCTGCGCCTGGACCGCCGCGGCGAGCGCCGGATGGATCAGCATCACGGCTCCCGCGAACGGGACCGGTCCCGGCAGCGTGACGTATTCGGTCACGTCGAATGCGGCCGCGGCGGCGCGAAACGGCACGGTGACCATCGGCGGCCAGACGCACGCGATCAACCAGGAAGGACGCGCGCCGACGGCGTGCACTTACGAGTTGTCGCCGGCGAGCGCCGACTTCACGAAGGACGGCGGTTCCGGCACGGTCACCGTCAGCGCCCCGGGCGAGTGCTCGTGGACCGCGAGCAGCGGCGCCGGATGGGTGACGATCGATCGTGGTGCGCAGGGCACCGGCAGCGGCACCGTGTCGTACACCGTGTCCCGCCAGTTCGAGATTCCAGGCCGGACCGCGACGCTGACGATCGCCGGGCGCAGCTTCACCGTCAGGCAGTCCGGCGACCTCGGGTCATGCAAGTACTCCGTGGCGCCGGTGTCGTTCACGCCCTGCATGCCCGGCGGCACCGTGACGGCAACCATCGCCACGGAGCCGACGTGTCCGTGGACGGCGGCGCCGGCGGCGTCGTGGCTCGGTGTGCCGAGCGGCACGTCGGGGACCGGCTCGGCGACGATATCGATCGCGTATTCGGACAACTACGACGCGCCGCGCAGCGGCATGGTGGAGGTGCGATGGCCGACGCCGACCGCGGGCCAGAACATCCAGGTGGCCCAGGCGGGATGCCGCTACGGCGTCAGCCGCGCGGCGATTGACATCCCGGCGGCCGGCGGATCGGCGTCGTTCGACGTGCTGCAGCAGAGCGAGCCGCTCACCTGCGGCGGCGCGACCCAGGACCGCTGTGTGTGGACGGCGCGGTCCGAGGTGTCGTGGATCACGATCACCAGCAGCATGCCGCGATCCGGCGATAACCCGGTGGCGTTCTCGGTCGCGCCGAACGACGGCCCCTCGGCACGGACGGGGCGGATCGTCGTCCGCGACAAGGTGGTCACCATCACCCAGGCGGGCGGCCCGGTACGGTGA
- the nosD gene encoding nitrous oxide reductase family maturation protein NosD has product MRSARAIRFSVAAAAAALIGLSTQLPLWTLKMEAPQYRHGLFLHVFGTGMTGDVRELSILNHYIGMPPIEAPALETSLFPIGIAFLLALTLLSPLHRWVRRAAVAATVAVPLSILADLQWRLYSFGHSLDPKAPIRLKPFTPLVLGETHMGNFESHGMVSWGFWSLVAAAVLLVLAERISNGFLRRGTRPSRDAGLGVAAGLAVLLLGPAQLSAQSAGALQARIDAAPRGATVVVPAGHYAGPIAIRGPLTLTAEGAVTIDGGGRGSVVTITGDQVTFRGFAVRNSGRDVTEEAAGIKATGNGHRIEQNDVRDVYFGIHLGNGSYVTVRGNRIVPGERHGARPGHGISAWHLRDSEIAANQIADARDGIYLSFTDRVTVTGNRVTRCRYGLHSMYSHEARFEGNEAAANLLGAALMMSDRLVLKGNRIREHRAGPAAYGVLLKDIGGLIAEDNHIVANRVGIYAESVPADGTGEAVFAGNLIAGNETGLALQSTAALTLTRNRIAENLADVRPLGRQLSAGMRWTRDGRGNSWSAYRGYDADGDGIGDQPHRVEDALDALIRRSPMTQAFLYTPAHLALEAAARLFPLFRQPPVLVDERPLMTVNGVLR; this is encoded by the coding sequence ATGAGATCCGCACGCGCGATCCGTTTCTCGGTCGCCGCCGCCGCCGCGGCGCTGATCGGACTGTCGACGCAGCTGCCGCTGTGGACGCTGAAGATGGAGGCCCCGCAGTATCGCCACGGCCTGTTCCTGCACGTCTTCGGCACCGGGATGACCGGCGACGTCCGCGAGCTGAGCATCCTCAACCACTACATCGGCATGCCGCCGATCGAAGCGCCGGCGCTCGAGACGTCGCTGTTCCCGATCGGCATCGCCTTTCTGCTGGCGCTGACCCTGCTGTCGCCGCTGCACCGGTGGGTCCGGCGGGCGGCGGTGGCGGCGACGGTGGCGGTGCCGCTGTCGATCCTGGCGGATCTGCAGTGGCGCCTCTATTCGTTCGGCCACAGCCTCGATCCGAAAGCGCCGATCCGCCTCAAGCCGTTCACGCCGCTCGTGCTCGGCGAGACGCACATGGGGAACTTCGAGTCGCACGGGATGGTGTCGTGGGGCTTCTGGAGCCTGGTGGCTGCCGCCGTGCTGCTCGTCCTCGCCGAGCGCATCAGCAACGGCTTCCTGCGCCGGGGCACCCGCCCGAGCAGGGACGCCGGCCTGGGCGTCGCCGCGGGGCTGGCCGTGCTCCTGCTCGGACCGGCGCAGCTGTCGGCACAATCCGCCGGCGCGCTCCAAGCGCGCATCGACGCCGCGCCGCGCGGCGCCACGGTCGTCGTGCCCGCCGGCCACTACGCGGGCCCGATTGCCATTCGCGGGCCGCTCACGCTCACCGCCGAGGGGGCCGTCACCATCGACGGCGGCGGCAGGGGGAGCGTGGTGACGATCACGGGCGACCAGGTGACCTTCCGCGGATTCGCGGTGCGCAACAGCGGGCGCGACGTCACCGAGGAGGCGGCCGGAATCAAGGCCACCGGCAACGGCCACCGCATCGAGCAGAACGACGTGCGCGACGTGTATTTCGGCATCCACCTCGGCAACGGATCGTACGTGACCGTGCGCGGCAACCGGATCGTTCCCGGCGAGCGGCACGGCGCGCGCCCCGGCCATGGCATCAGCGCCTGGCATCTCCGCGACAGCGAGATCGCCGCCAACCAGATTGCCGACGCCCGCGACGGCATCTATCTCTCGTTCACCGATCGGGTGACGGTCACGGGCAACCGGGTGACGCGCTGCCGCTACGGCCTGCACTCGATGTATTCGCACGAGGCGCGCTTCGAGGGGAACGAGGCTGCCGCCAATCTGCTCGGCGCCGCGTTGATGATGTCGGACCGCCTGGTGCTCAAAGGGAATCGCATCCGCGAGCACCGGGCCGGCCCTGCCGCCTACGGCGTGCTGTTGAAGGACATCGGCGGGCTGATCGCGGAAGACAATCACATCGTCGCCAATCGCGTCGGCATCTACGCCGAATCGGTTCCGGCGGACGGGACCGGCGAAGCGGTGTTCGCCGGCAATCTCATCGCCGGCAACGAGACCGGCCTGGCGCTGCAGAGCACCGCGGCGCTGACCCTGACACGCAACCGCATCGCGGAGAACCTCGCCGACGTTCGTCCGCTGGGACGGCAGCTGTCGGCGGGCATGCGGTGGACGCGGGACGGCCGCGGCAATTCCTGGAGCGCCTATCGCGGCTACGACGCGGACGGCGACGGCATCGGCGATCAGCCGCACCGCGTCGAAGACGCGCTCGACGCTCTCATCCGGCGCAGTCCGATGACGCAGGCGTTCCTCTATACGCCGGCGCATCTCGCGCTCGAGGCGGCGGCGCGCCTGTTTCCGCTCTTCCGCCAGCCGCCGGTGCTGGTCGACGAGCGCCCGCTCATGACCGTGAACGGAGTGCTGCGATGA
- a CDS encoding nitrous oxide reductase accessory protein NosL, with protein MRLAFIVFAVLAAAGCRTAADGPPAIEIDRSACSHCGMLISERIYAAAYQAADSDARVFDDIGCLVAAARKEERRTMRFWFHDAADGGWIDGSVAAFAVSPAIRTPMGGGILAYRDLASATAAARQHRGEAVATLGGLLQRRGERR; from the coding sequence ATGCGTCTCGCGTTCATCGTCTTCGCGGTGCTCGCCGCCGCCGGTTGCCGGACGGCAGCCGACGGTCCGCCGGCGATCGAGATCGATCGCAGCGCCTGCAGCCACTGCGGGATGTTGATCAGCGAGCGGATCTACGCCGCGGCGTACCAGGCCGCCGATTCGGACGCGCGAGTGTTCGACGACATCGGCTGCCTCGTCGCCGCGGCGCGCAAAGAGGAGAGGCGCACGATGCGCTTCTGGTTTCACGATGCGGCGGACGGCGGGTGGATCGACGGCAGCGTCGCGGCATTCGCCGTCTCGCCCGCCATCCGGACGCCGATGGGCGGCGGCATTCTCGCCTACCGCGACCTGGCGTCGGCCACCGCCGCCGCGCGGCAGCACCGCGGAGAAGCCGTGGCGACGCTGGGCGGGCTGTTGCAGCGAAGGGGAGAACGCCGATGA
- the nosZ gene encoding Sec-dependent nitrous-oxide reductase: MKKVLLLGITLTLIAAAAIGACSRRSAVGGQAQLLALAQSRGLAPEDAARAIKTFVPPGGRDEYMLFASGGHSGQVHVIGVPSMRLMKTIAVFTPEPWQGYGYGADWSEMALAGQGTKEPLRWGDSHHPALSETGGKYDGRWLYINDRAHGRIGMVDLSDFRAKQILQVPNLQTSHGGIFATPDTQYVHISSKVPALKAWNASRGQTVTLDDHLNRYADIYRGYSTFVSVDPQTGRMDLAKSFQIELPPYTQDLADAGKGASDGFAFINSYNVEMATGGIQQGKPPIEVGASQLDFDYLHIINWKKAEQVVGAGKFTELNGIRVIPLETAIAEGVLYLAPEPRSPHGVDIAPKGDYITVAGKLDPHATVYSIDLIKKAIEARTFEGKDRYGVPILKFDAVVAGKVELGAGPLHTQYDNQGNAYTSLYLESAVAKWTLGEPYHPKDQAFKLVDKVSIHYNIGHLATTQGDTMDPQGKYLIAMNKWSIDRHTNVGPLHPQNFQLIDISGPKMELLADMPIGFGEPHYAQLIKADTLKAHEVYQAGVSPASNRKSPDSIAGEKEARIVRRPGVVEVWMNVVRSHFTPDIVSAKVGDKVIVHLTNAESTPDATHGFAVPTKNVMVSLDPGETTTVEFTADKPGTYSFYCTEFCSALHLEMQGWLIVEK, translated from the coding sequence ATGAAGAAAGTGTTGCTGCTGGGAATAACGCTGACGCTGATCGCGGCGGCGGCGATCGGTGCGTGCAGCCGGCGGTCCGCGGTCGGCGGACAGGCCCAGCTGCTGGCTCTCGCGCAGTCGCGCGGCCTCGCGCCCGAGGACGCCGCCCGCGCGATCAAGACGTTCGTGCCGCCCGGCGGCCGCGACGAATACATGCTGTTCGCGTCCGGCGGCCACTCCGGGCAGGTGCACGTGATCGGCGTGCCCTCGATGCGCCTGATGAAGACGATCGCGGTCTTCACCCCCGAGCCGTGGCAGGGCTACGGCTACGGCGCCGACTGGTCGGAGATGGCGCTGGCGGGCCAGGGGACGAAGGAACCGCTCCGCTGGGGCGACTCGCACCATCCGGCGCTCAGCGAGACCGGCGGCAAGTACGACGGCCGCTGGCTCTACATCAACGATCGCGCGCACGGCCGGATCGGCATGGTCGACCTCTCCGATTTCCGCGCCAAGCAGATCCTGCAGGTGCCCAACCTGCAGACCTCGCACGGCGGCATCTTCGCGACGCCGGACACGCAGTACGTGCACATCTCGTCGAAGGTGCCGGCGCTGAAGGCCTGGAACGCCAGCCGCGGCCAGACCGTCACGCTGGACGACCACCTCAATCGCTACGCCGACATCTATCGCGGCTACTCGACCTTCGTCTCCGTCGACCCCCAGACCGGGCGGATGGACCTGGCGAAGAGCTTCCAGATCGAGCTGCCGCCGTACACGCAGGACCTGGCGGACGCCGGCAAGGGGGCGAGCGACGGCTTCGCCTTCATCAACTCGTACAACGTCGAGATGGCGACCGGCGGCATCCAGCAGGGCAAGCCGCCGATTGAAGTCGGCGCCTCGCAGCTCGACTTCGATTACCTGCACATCATCAACTGGAAGAAGGCCGAACAGGTGGTCGGCGCCGGCAAGTTCACCGAGTTGAACGGCATCCGCGTCATCCCGCTGGAAACCGCGATCGCCGAAGGCGTGCTGTATCTCGCCCCCGAGCCGCGCAGCCCGCACGGCGTCGACATCGCGCCGAAGGGGGACTACATCACCGTCGCCGGCAAGCTCGATCCGCACGCCACGGTCTACAGCATCGATCTGATCAAGAAGGCCATCGAGGCGCGCACCTTCGAGGGCAAGGACCGCTACGGCGTGCCGATCCTCAAGTTCGACGCGGTGGTCGCCGGCAAGGTGGAGCTCGGCGCCGGCCCGCTGCACACGCAGTACGACAATCAGGGGAACGCCTACACCAGCCTGTATCTCGAGAGCGCCGTCGCCAAGTGGACGCTCGGCGAGCCGTACCATCCGAAGGACCAGGCGTTCAAGCTCGTCGACAAGGTCTCGATCCACTACAACATCGGCCACCTCGCCACGACGCAGGGGGACACGATGGATCCGCAGGGCAAGTACCTGATCGCGATGAACAAGTGGTCGATCGATCGCCACACCAACGTCGGCCCGCTGCATCCGCAGAACTTCCAGCTGATCGACATCTCCGGTCCGAAGATGGAGCTGCTCGCGGACATGCCGATCGGGTTCGGCGAGCCGCACTACGCGCAGCTGATCAAGGCCGACACGCTGAAGGCGCACGAGGTCTACCAGGCCGGCGTGTCCCCCGCGTCCAACCGCAAGTCGCCGGACTCGATCGCCGGCGAGAAGGAAGCGCGCATCGTCCGCCGCCCGGGCGTGGTGGAAGTCTGGATGAACGTGGTGCGCAGCCACTTCACGCCCGACATCGTCAGCGCCAAGGTGGGGGACAAGGTCATCGTCCATCTCACCAACGCGGAATCGACCCCGGACGCGACGCACGGCTTCGCCGTCCCGACCAAGAACGTCATGGTCAGCCTCGATCCCGGCGAGACGACGACGGTGGAGTTCACCGCCGACAAGCCGGGCACCTACTCCTTCTACTGCACGGAATTCTGCTCGGCGCTGCATCTCGAGATGCAGGGCTGGCTGATCGTCGAGAAGTGA
- a CDS encoding sigma-54 dependent transcriptional regulator, with amino-acid sequence MGKASILVVDDEPLIRWSLKERLSAEGYSVLEAETGQEAMDKLAEGVDLVLLDYRLPDTDGLSVLRKMKDFDQDVLVVMLTAYASVDTAVEAMKQGAYHFAHKPFNLDEVAATVERALETTRLRREVRQYRTNAARPYSLQRLVGESAEIRSLRSLVGRVAASPASTVLLTGESGTGKDLVAKIIHYASARASRPFMNITCSALPEHLLESELFGHERGAFTDARLQKKGLLEAADGGTVFLDEIAEMTAGLQAKLLRFLEEKSFKRVGGSQDIHVDVRVVAATNRNLDEEVARHRFRADLFFRLNVLPVDIPPLRSRPDDIPLLVEYFIDGFNTEFRKRVQGATPAAHAMLRGYGWPGNVRELRNVIERAMLLSDGDRLDARDFTLSATTASAAEEFGLPATGVDLEELERSLVVQALKRSGGNQTKAGTFLGLNRDQIRYRIEKFGLTLASTR; translated from the coding sequence ATGGGGAAAGCCAGCATTCTCGTCGTCGATGACGAACCTTTGATCCGATGGTCCTTGAAGGAGCGTCTCAGCGCCGAGGGCTACTCGGTGCTGGAGGCGGAGACCGGCCAGGAAGCGATGGACAAGCTGGCCGAAGGCGTCGATCTGGTCCTGCTCGATTACCGGCTGCCTGACACGGACGGGCTGAGCGTGCTGCGCAAGATGAAGGACTTCGACCAGGACGTCCTCGTCGTGATGCTGACCGCGTACGCCAGCGTCGACACCGCCGTCGAGGCGATGAAGCAGGGGGCGTATCACTTCGCGCACAAGCCGTTCAACCTCGATGAAGTCGCGGCGACCGTCGAACGCGCGCTGGAAACGACGCGGCTGCGGCGAGAGGTGCGGCAGTACCGCACCAATGCGGCGCGTCCGTACAGCCTGCAGCGCCTGGTCGGCGAATCGGCGGAGATTCGATCGCTGCGATCGCTGGTCGGGCGGGTGGCGGCGAGTCCGGCCTCGACGGTCCTGCTGACGGGTGAGAGCGGGACCGGCAAGGATCTCGTCGCCAAGATCATCCACTACGCGAGCGCCCGCGCGTCGCGCCCCTTCATGAACATCACCTGTTCGGCGCTGCCCGAGCACCTGCTCGAGAGCGAGCTGTTCGGGCACGAGCGCGGCGCCTTCACCGACGCGCGGCTCCAGAAGAAGGGGCTGCTCGAAGCGGCCGACGGCGGCACGGTGTTCCTCGACGAGATCGCCGAGATGACGGCGGGCCTGCAGGCCAAGCTGTTGCGGTTCCTCGAGGAGAAGAGCTTCAAGCGCGTCGGCGGCTCGCAGGACATCCACGTCGACGTCCGCGTCGTCGCGGCGACGAACCGGAATCTCGACGAAGAAGTGGCGCGGCACCGGTTCCGCGCCGACCTGTTCTTCCGGCTGAACGTGCTGCCGGTCGACATCCCGCCGCTGCGATCGCGGCCGGACGACATTCCGCTCCTGGTCGAGTACTTCATCGACGGGTTCAACACCGAGTTCAGGAAGCGGGTGCAGGGGGCGACGCCGGCGGCGCACGCCATGCTGCGCGGCTACGGCTGGCCCGGCAACGTGCGCGAGCTTCGCAACGTGATCGAGCGCGCGATGCTGCTGTCGGACGGCGACCGTCTCGACGCCCGCGACTTCACGCTGTCGGCGACGACGGCCAGCGCAGCGGAGGAATTCGGCCTGCCGGCGACCGGTGTCGATCTCGAGGAACTGGAACGCAGCCTCGTCGTCCAGGCGCTCAAGCGGAGCGGCGGCAACCAGACCAAGGCCGGCACGTTCCTCGGGTTGAACCGGGACCAGATTCGCTACCGCATCGAGAAGTTCGGTCTCACCCTCGCATCGACGCGGTAG
- the ric gene encoding iron-sulfur cluster repair di-iron protein, which produces MHFTGDSTIGDIVAEDFRTAAVFQQFGIDFCCGGRHTLAEACRERNADPEAVLAALTRSCSAAGTAPKFDAWSPETLIGYVVGTHHAYVRRALPTLLAHTRKLAAAHGTNHPELHEVMRLVEQVAGEMTSHMAKEEQILFPYIAEIAEAADDGRAAPRAPFGSIDNPIAMMEREHEDAGAAMAEIRRLTGGYTVPADGCTTYRVTFRELEAFESDLHTHVHLENNILFPKARRLAEGRRA; this is translated from the coding sequence ATGCACTTCACAGGCGATTCGACAATCGGCGACATCGTCGCCGAGGATTTCCGCACGGCTGCCGTGTTCCAGCAGTTCGGCATCGACTTCTGCTGCGGCGGCCGCCACACCCTTGCCGAGGCGTGCCGCGAACGGAATGCCGACCCCGAGGCGGTCCTCGCCGCGCTGACGCGGAGCTGCAGCGCCGCCGGGACCGCGCCGAAGTTCGACGCGTGGTCGCCGGAGACGCTCATCGGCTACGTCGTGGGCACGCATCACGCCTACGTCCGGCGCGCGCTGCCGACGCTGCTGGCGCACACCCGCAAGCTGGCGGCGGCGCACGGCACCAACCATCCCGAGCTGCACGAGGTGATGCGGCTGGTCGAGCAGGTCGCCGGCGAAATGACCTCGCACATGGCCAAGGAAGAGCAGATCCTGTTCCCCTACATCGCCGAGATCGCCGAGGCCGCAGACGACGGCCGGGCCGCGCCGCGCGCCCCGTTCGGATCGATCGACAACCCGATCGCGATGATGGAGCGCGAGCACGAAGACGCCGGCGCGGCGATGGCGGAGATCCGCCGGCTCACGGGCGGCTACACCGTCCCGGCGGACGGCTGCACGACCTATCGCGTCACCTTCCGCGAGCTCGAAGCGTTCGAGAGCGATCTGCACACGCACGTGCACCTCGAGAACAACATCCTGTTCCCCAAGGCCCGGCGCCTGGCGGAGGGCCGCCGCGCCTGA